In one Pseudomonadales bacterium genomic region, the following are encoded:
- the secA gene encoding preprotein translocase subunit SecA: MLRKLFGTKNGRELKRMGKIVARINGFEADLQALSDEALKATTTRLRERLEAGETLDDLLPEAFAAVRESARRTKEMRHFDVQMVGGITLHEGRIAEMRTGEGKTLVATLPAYLNALTGQGVHVITVNDYLARRDATWMAPIFEALGLSVGVIQSGQNQQEKREAYAADITYGTNNEFGFDYLRDNMAFTLSDMVQRGLTYAIIDEVDSILIDEARTPLIISGPADQSTELYVKINKLAPRLRQQAFVERAPMGQEEEATGDFVVDEKNRQVELTELGHQKVEEELVKLGLLEEGDSLYAASNLNLLHHVHAALKAHALFKRDVAYMVKDGEIIIVDEHTGRAMPGRRWSEGIHQAIEAKEGVRIQNETQTLASTTFQNYFRLYEKLAGMTGTADTEAFEFRQIYGLDVVVIPTHMPMIRNDMNDLVYLTVGEKYEAIVEDINACSQRGQPVLVGTTSIESSERISTELTRRNIKHNVLNAKQHEREAEIVAQAGRPGALTIATNMAGRGTDIVLGGSWEAEIAALENPTPEQISGIKAAWKERHDAVIAAGGLHIVGTERHESRRIDNQLRGRSGRQGDPGSSRFYLSMEDDLMRIFASDRVRSIMQSIGLEEGEAIEHRMVNNAIEKAQRKVEGRNFDIRKNLLEFDDVSNDQRQVIYQQRRDLMAADDIADTIDGLREEVVLELISGYIPPQSIEEQWDVEGLEQALQTEFASSQPLRQWLEDDDSLNEDSLTDRILAQIESEYRAKEQLWISQGVDMRLVEKQIMLQILDQRWKEHLATMDYLRQSIHLRAYAQKQPKQEYKRESFELFQELLANIKRDVVRLLSRVQIEAPEAVEEAERKRREAAEARMRFSHAETSALAEEKGPGPAAGPGPRGAEDSAPQTFVRQERKVGRNEVCPCGSGKKFKHCHGKAA; encoded by the coding sequence GTGTTGCGAAAACTTTTCGGTACCAAAAATGGCCGCGAACTCAAGCGGATGGGCAAAATCGTGGCCCGCATCAACGGCTTCGAAGCGGACCTGCAGGCGCTATCGGATGAAGCGCTGAAAGCCACGACCACCCGGCTGCGGGAGCGCCTGGAAGCGGGTGAGACGCTCGATGACCTGCTCCCTGAAGCCTTTGCTGCTGTGCGTGAGTCCGCGCGTCGCACTAAAGAGATGCGCCACTTTGACGTGCAGATGGTGGGTGGTATCACCCTCCATGAAGGGCGAATCGCAGAGATGCGTACTGGAGAAGGCAAAACGCTGGTCGCCACGCTGCCGGCTTATCTCAACGCACTGACTGGTCAGGGCGTGCATGTAATCACGGTCAACGACTACCTGGCCCGCCGGGATGCCACCTGGATGGCGCCGATCTTCGAAGCGCTGGGTCTCTCCGTCGGGGTAATTCAATCCGGTCAGAATCAGCAGGAGAAACGGGAAGCCTACGCTGCGGACATCACCTACGGCACCAATAACGAATTCGGCTTCGATTACCTGCGCGACAATATGGCCTTCACCCTGTCGGACATGGTTCAGCGGGGCCTGACCTACGCAATCATCGACGAGGTGGATTCGATCCTTATCGATGAAGCTCGAACTCCCCTGATCATTTCGGGACCGGCCGATCAGAGTACTGAGCTGTATGTGAAGATCAACAAACTCGCACCCAGGCTCAGACAGCAGGCATTCGTCGAACGGGCACCCATGGGTCAGGAAGAGGAAGCCACAGGCGATTTCGTGGTGGATGAGAAGAATCGCCAGGTGGAATTGACCGAACTCGGTCACCAGAAGGTCGAAGAGGAACTGGTCAAACTCGGATTGCTCGAGGAAGGCGACAGCCTCTACGCTGCGTCCAATCTCAACCTTCTGCACCATGTGCACGCGGCGCTCAAAGCCCATGCACTGTTCAAGCGTGATGTCGCCTACATGGTCAAGGACGGCGAGATCATCATTGTCGATGAACACACCGGCCGGGCGATGCCCGGGCGCCGCTGGTCAGAGGGTATCCACCAGGCGATTGAAGCCAAGGAAGGAGTCCGCATACAGAACGAAACCCAGACCCTGGCATCGACGACTTTCCAGAACTACTTCCGCCTCTATGAAAAGCTGGCAGGAATGACCGGTACCGCAGACACGGAAGCCTTCGAATTCCGGCAGATTTACGGCCTCGATGTGGTCGTGATTCCCACGCATATGCCGATGATACGAAACGACATGAACGATCTCGTATATCTGACTGTGGGTGAGAAGTACGAAGCGATTGTGGAAGACATCAACGCCTGCTCCCAGCGCGGGCAGCCGGTTCTGGTTGGTACAACCTCGATCGAGTCTTCCGAGCGGATCTCCACCGAGCTGACCAGGCGGAACATCAAACACAATGTCCTCAATGCCAAACAGCATGAAAGAGAGGCGGAAATCGTTGCGCAGGCAGGCAGACCGGGCGCGCTGACGATAGCAACAAACATGGCCGGCCGAGGTACCGACATCGTCCTGGGCGGAAGCTGGGAAGCTGAGATTGCGGCGCTGGAGAACCCGACGCCGGAACAGATCAGCGGAATCAAAGCGGCCTGGAAAGAAAGGCACGATGCAGTTATCGCTGCGGGTGGCCTCCACATAGTGGGTACCGAGCGCCACGAATCCCGGCGTATCGACAATCAGCTGCGAGGAAGATCCGGACGCCAGGGCGATCCCGGCTCGAGCCGATTCTATCTTTCCATGGAAGACGATCTGATGCGCATTTTCGCATCCGACAGGGTGCGTTCGATCATGCAGTCGATCGGACTGGAAGAAGGTGAGGCGATTGAACACCGGATGGTGAACAACGCGATCGAGAAGGCGCAGCGCAAGGTCGAAGGACGCAACTTCGATATACGGAAGAACCTGCTGGAATTCGATGACGTCTCGAACGACCAGCGACAGGTGATCTACCAGCAGCGCCGCGATCTGATGGCTGCGGACGACATCGCCGATACGATCGATGGACTGCGTGAAGAAGTGGTTCTTGAACTGATTTCCGGGTACATCCCGCCGCAGAGTATTGAAGAGCAGTGGGACGTCGAAGGTCTCGAGCAGGCTCTGCAGACAGAGTTTGCCTCCAGTCAGCCTCTGCGCCAGTGGCTGGAAGACGACGACTCGCTGAATGAGGATTCGCTGACTGATCGGATACTTGCGCAGATTGAAAGTGAATACCGGGCCAAGGAACAGCTCTGGATTTCCCAGGGTGTGGATATGCGGCTGGTGGAGAAGCAGATCATGCTGCAGATTCTCGATCAGCGGTGGAAAGAGCATCTGGCAACGATGGACTACCTCCGTCAGAGCATCCATCTGCGTGCCTATGCCCAGAAGCAGCCCAAACAGGAGTACAAACGGGAAAGTTTCGAGCTGTTTCAGGAGCTGCTGGCGAACATCAAGCGGGATGTGGTGCGTCTGCTGAGCCGGGTTCAGATCGAGGCCCCTGAGGCTGTCGAAGAAGCGGAGCGCAAGCGCCGGGAGGCCGCGGAAGCGAGAATGCGTTTTTCGCATGCCGAAACTTCAGCACTCGCCGAAGAGAAGGGACCCGGACCAGCGGCCGGCCCCGGACCGCGCGGCGCCGAAGACTCCGCACCACAGACCTTTGTGCGACAGGAACGCAAGGTAGGCAGAAACGAAGTCTGCCCCTGCGGTTCGGGAAAGAAATTCAAGCATTGTCATGGCAAGGCTGCCTGA
- a CDS encoding cell division protein FtsQ/DivIB, with protein sequence MAKLLAFLITLTVALLGAYAWIRLDVPIERVRVEGPLADAERIQVSEVVSANLHGGMLGADLEGLRAAIEALSWPRFVTLRRVWPAGLSIRVEKAMVVARWNSAYLTADGQVVQMPGGDQSLPILNCALSAPKDALETYLRMSIVAADEGLALKQLDENELGEWTLTFTDGVTLMLGAERLTERFDRFATVYRQELKARFDQVAHLDARYASGLAVRWEPGSATSGALAANNPTRDGHGI encoded by the coding sequence GTGGCTAAGCTGCTGGCTTTTCTGATCACGCTGACCGTCGCTCTGCTGGGTGCGTACGCGTGGATCCGGCTGGATGTGCCGATCGAGCGGGTGCGGGTGGAAGGGCCCCTTGCCGATGCAGAGCGGATCCAGGTGAGCGAGGTTGTCTCCGCGAATCTGCACGGCGGGATGCTCGGTGCCGATCTCGAAGGCCTGCGCGCGGCGATTGAAGCACTGTCCTGGCCTCGATTCGTGACCCTGCGGCGGGTCTGGCCGGCAGGTCTGTCGATCAGAGTGGAAAAGGCGATGGTGGTTGCCCGCTGGAACAGCGCCTATCTGACAGCAGACGGGCAGGTAGTGCAGATGCCGGGCGGAGACCAGAGTCTGCCCATCCTGAATTGCGCGCTGTCGGCGCCGAAGGACGCACTCGAGACCTATCTGCGAATGAGCATAGTCGCCGCAGACGAGGGGCTTGCGCTGAAACAGCTTGATGAGAATGAGCTCGGTGAATGGACGCTCACGTTCACTGATGGAGTCACACTGATGCTCGGCGCAGAACGCCTGACGGAACGCTTTGACCGGTTTGCAACCGTTTACCGCCAGGAACTGAAAGCGCGTTTTGATCAGGTGGCCCACCTCGATGCACGTTATGCCAGCGGACTGGCTGTACGGTGGGAGCCCGGCTCAGCCACCAGCGGGGCTCTGGCAGCAAATAATCCCACAAGAGACGGACATGGCATCTGA
- a CDS encoding A24 family peptidase translates to MLDQLFAFGWAGLLLALWFGLCVGSFLNVVIYRLPVMLNRQWERDSRAFLEQPEIEAPTEAFNLWVPRSRCPGCQTQITAVQNIPVLSWLFLRGRCANCRAPISVRYPLIEAFTGVATLVIVAQFGFTWLGAAAVLFTWILIAATFIDFDTQLLPDQLTLPLLWLGLITNSFGGIVDLQSAVFGALSGYLFLWSTYWGFKLITGKEGMGYGDFKLFAAIGAWLGWQVLPGAILIAALTGLLYAAFSLVTHRRVRTEPIPFGPFLAVAGWVCLLFRDTVLSFFAG, encoded by the coding sequence ATGCTCGATCAGCTATTCGCCTTTGGCTGGGCAGGCCTGCTACTGGCCCTGTGGTTTGGTCTGTGCGTCGGCAGTTTTCTCAATGTGGTGATCTACAGACTCCCGGTCATGCTCAACCGGCAGTGGGAGCGCGATTCGCGGGCATTTCTCGAGCAGCCCGAAATCGAGGCTCCGACGGAAGCATTCAATCTCTGGGTTCCCAGATCCCGCTGCCCGGGTTGCCAGACGCAGATCACTGCGGTCCAGAACATTCCCGTACTGAGCTGGCTGTTCCTCCGGGGTCGATGCGCGAACTGCAGGGCGCCGATCTCTGTCCGCTATCCCCTCATAGAAGCATTTACCGGTGTCGCGACCCTGGTGATCGTCGCTCAGTTCGGATTCACCTGGCTCGGTGCGGCAGCGGTCCTGTTCACCTGGATCCTGATTGCCGCCACCTTCATCGACTTCGATACCCAGCTTCTTCCAGACCAGTTAACGCTGCCTCTGCTCTGGCTCGGCCTGATAACCAACAGTTTTGGCGGCATCGTCGATCTGCAATCCGCCGTGTTCGGCGCTCTATCCGGCTACCTGTTTCTGTGGAGCACTTACTGGGGGTTCAAGCTCATTACCGGCAAAGAAGGTATGGGCTATGGCGACTTCAAGCTCTTCGCGGCCATCGGCGCCTGGCTCGGCTGGCAGGTACTCCCGGGCGCAATCCTCATCGCCGCACTCACAGGTCTGCTTTACGCCGCGTTCTCCCTTGTCACCCACCGCAGGGTACGCACGGAACCGATTCCCTTCGGTCCCTTCCTGGCAGTGGCTGGCTGGGTTTGCCTGCTTTTCCGTGATACGGTGCTGTCTTTTTTCGCAGGCTGA
- the argJ gene encoding bifunctional glutamate N-acetyltransferase/amino-acid acetyltransferase ArgJ: protein MAVNIPEMGSLEPVPGIRLGTAQAGIKKPGRDDVALLVLDEGTTVAGVFTRNSFRAAPVLLAESRFARGGIRAFLINSGNANAATGEPGLADAKKVCAELARSLGVAAEAVAPFSTGVIGERLPVDRMVSSLPAAVKNLGADNWAQVARAIMTTDTVPKALSRQAEIGGVKVTVTGMVKGAGMIKPDMATMLAFVGCDAQVARPALESLVREVADVSFNRISIDGDTSTNDCFVIAATGQAGNSRITSSADGDYRALRKLLTEVCQELAQRVVRDGEGATRFVTVNVTGGANQSECLRVAYTIAESPLVKTALFAGDPNWGRLSMAIGRAGVEDLDTTGVNVHLAEVCVMRGGLKAAEYTEAAGAAVMARDEFEIRVELGRGDQSAMVWTTDLSYEYVKINAEYRS from the coding sequence ATGGCCGTCAACATTCCAGAGATGGGCTCCTTAGAACCGGTGCCGGGTATCCGCCTCGGTACTGCCCAGGCTGGAATAAAAAAACCCGGCCGGGATGATGTGGCGCTTTTGGTTCTCGATGAAGGTACGACGGTCGCTGGTGTTTTTACGAGAAATTCATTCCGTGCAGCGCCCGTGCTGCTTGCTGAATCGCGATTTGCCCGCGGCGGAATCCGTGCGTTTCTGATCAACAGTGGTAACGCTAATGCGGCCACGGGAGAGCCCGGGCTAGCTGATGCGAAAAAGGTCTGTGCGGAACTTGCCAGATCCCTCGGTGTTGCTGCTGAAGCCGTAGCGCCGTTTTCCACAGGAGTGATCGGAGAACGCCTGCCGGTCGACCGGATGGTGTCAAGCCTGCCTGCAGCAGTGAAAAATCTTGGAGCAGACAACTGGGCGCAGGTAGCACGGGCGATCATGACCACCGATACGGTACCCAAAGCACTCAGCCGTCAGGCTGAGATCGGAGGCGTGAAAGTGACCGTGACCGGGATGGTGAAGGGCGCCGGGATGATAAAGCCGGATATGGCCACCATGCTGGCGTTTGTGGGTTGCGATGCACAGGTCGCCCGGCCTGCACTAGAAAGCCTCGTGCGTGAGGTTGCCGATGTGTCATTCAACCGTATTTCCATCGATGGTGACACCTCGACGAATGACTGCTTTGTCATCGCAGCCACCGGGCAGGCGGGTAACAGCAGGATTACCAGTTCAGCTGACGGTGATTACCGGGCGCTGCGGAAACTGCTGACTGAGGTGTGTCAGGAACTTGCCCAGCGTGTTGTCCGGGACGGTGAAGGAGCGACACGATTCGTCACCGTGAATGTTACGGGCGGCGCCAATCAGTCGGAGTGTCTGCGGGTGGCCTACACCATCGCAGAATCTCCTCTGGTGAAGACGGCACTTTTTGCCGGGGATCCGAACTGGGGGCGCCTGTCGATGGCCATCGGTCGAGCGGGTGTCGAAGACCTCGACACTACCGGTGTCAACGTCCATCTGGCGGAAGTCTGTGTGATGCGGGGTGGTCTGAAAGCAGCTGAATACACGGAAGCGGCGGGTGCCGCAGTGATGGCCCGGGATGAGTTCGAGATCCGTGTCGAGCTGGGTCGTGGAGATCAGTCCGCCATGGTCTGGACCACGGATCTTTCCTACGAGTACGTGAAGATCAACGCCGAATACCGCTCCTGA
- the ftsZ gene encoding cell division protein FtsZ — protein MFELVDSAPQSAIIKVIGIGGGGGNAVQHMLKKQVEGVDFIVANTDAQALKAIDAKTLLQLGAGITKGLGAGANPDIGRQAAIEDKDRIAECLAGADMVFITAGMGGGTGTGAAPVIAQIARELNILTVAVVTKPFKFEKRTDVAERGLRELRESVDSLITIPNEKLLAVLGERTSMLDAFSAANDVLLGAVQGIADLIIRPGMINVDFADVRTVMSEMGQAMMGTGRASGENRARDAAEGAIRSPLLDDVDLHGARGILVNVTAGPDLNIGEFTDVGNIIEEFASDSATVVVGTVIDPDMGDELKVTVVATGLGEYERPNVVVDNTAAKLGFDGQPDYRQLDRPAYARHNAALKQENLAEDLDSQNMDYLDIPAFLRRQAD, from the coding sequence ATGTTTGAATTGGTAGACAGTGCTCCCCAGAGCGCAATCATCAAAGTCATCGGCATTGGTGGTGGCGGCGGAAATGCCGTACAGCACATGCTGAAGAAGCAGGTGGAGGGTGTGGATTTCATCGTGGCGAATACCGACGCGCAGGCGTTGAAAGCCATTGATGCAAAAACACTACTGCAGCTCGGTGCGGGTATCACCAAAGGTCTTGGTGCGGGTGCGAATCCTGATATCGGTCGACAGGCCGCTATAGAAGATAAGGATCGAATTGCGGAGTGTCTGGCCGGTGCGGACATGGTCTTCATCACCGCGGGCATGGGCGGTGGCACAGGCACGGGCGCAGCGCCCGTCATTGCACAGATCGCCCGTGAACTCAACATTCTCACGGTTGCCGTGGTCACCAAACCATTCAAGTTTGAAAAGCGTACCGATGTGGCGGAGCGGGGACTGCGTGAACTGCGGGAGTCCGTGGACTCACTGATCACGATACCGAACGAAAAGCTGCTGGCAGTTCTTGGCGAACGCACCAGCATGCTGGACGCCTTCAGCGCGGCAAACGATGTGCTCCTGGGTGCTGTGCAGGGAATAGCCGATCTCATCATCCGGCCGGGAATGATCAACGTCGACTTTGCCGACGTCAGGACCGTGATGTCCGAAATGGGCCAGGCCATGATGGGCACCGGCAGAGCGTCCGGTGAGAACAGGGCCAGAGATGCCGCCGAAGGCGCTATCCGCAGTCCGTTGCTCGACGATGTCGATCTGCATGGTGCGCGGGGCATTCTGGTCAATGTGACCGCTGGACCGGATCTCAATATCGGAGAATTCACCGACGTCGGCAACATCATCGAAGAGTTCGCATCGGATTCCGCCACCGTGGTGGTGGGGACCGTGATCGATCCGGATATGGGCGACGAACTGAAGGTAACTGTGGTCGCGACCGGCCTGGGCGAATATGAGCGGCCCAATGTGGTCGTGGACAACACCGCAGCCAAACTCGGGTTCGATGGACAGCCTGACTATCGGCAGCTCGATCGTCCCGCCTATGCGCGACACAATGCTGCACTCAAGCAGGAGAATCTTGCGGAAGACCTGGACAGCCAGAATATGGACTATCTGGACATTCCGGCCTTCCTGCGGCGGCAGGCGGATTGA
- a CDS encoding DciA family protein has translation MSRAKIVELLRERHQRFTPLQRLLQRAADQESRTAELKALLPARLAADCLLCEIQGQIVVVTCRTAAAATKLRFLAPELLPSLQALASFQKTREIRVRVGSGS, from the coding sequence GTGTCGCGGGCTAAGATAGTTGAACTCCTGCGCGAACGCCACCAGCGCTTTACTCCTTTACAACGTCTACTCCAGCGCGCGGCGGATCAGGAATCCCGTACCGCCGAGCTGAAGGCACTGCTGCCAGCCAGGCTCGCCGCCGATTGTCTGCTCTGCGAGATTCAGGGCCAGATCGTTGTCGTGACCTGCCGTACAGCGGCTGCAGCTACCAAACTCCGCTTCCTCGCTCCCGAACTCCTGCCTTCTCTGCAGGCACTCGCCAGTTTTCAGAAAACCCGGGAGATCAGGGTGCGGGTCGGCTCCGGCAGCTGA
- the coaE gene encoding dephospho-CoA kinase (Dephospho-CoA kinase (CoaE) performs the final step in coenzyme A biosynthesis.), with translation MSQFTVGLTGGIGSGKSAVSDRFADLGIIVVDADVASRVVVEPGRPALAAIAEHFGADILTSEGSLDRAALRARVFADTGERRWLEALLHPRINEYIRTELENAASPYAILAHPLLVETGQTRICNRVLVVDVPESVQLERTMARDNNSETQVRAIMSAQASRADRLAAADDVILNDQGLDHLDAEVAKLHTLYLELANKPAEQREAT, from the coding sequence ATGAGCCAGTTTACGGTAGGGCTCACCGGCGGCATCGGCAGTGGCAAGTCTGCGGTATCCGATCGTTTCGCTGATCTGGGTATCATTGTGGTCGATGCGGACGTTGCCTCCAGAGTCGTCGTCGAGCCGGGTCGACCCGCACTGGCTGCAATTGCCGAACACTTCGGCGCCGATATCCTGACTTCCGAAGGATCTCTGGATCGCGCCGCTCTGCGAGCCAGGGTATTTGCAGACACCGGGGAGAGACGCTGGCTGGAAGCGCTGCTCCATCCCAGAATCAACGAATACATCCGAACCGAACTGGAGAACGCGGCCTCTCCCTACGCAATCCTGGCTCACCCACTTCTGGTGGAAACCGGCCAGACCCGCATCTGCAACCGTGTGCTCGTAGTCGACGTACCGGAGTCTGTGCAGCTCGAACGCACTATGGCCCGGGACAACAACAGCGAAACCCAGGTCAGGGCCATCATGTCAGCCCAGGCATCCCGGGCGGACAGGCTCGCGGCAGCAGATGATGTGATTCTCAATGATCAGGGTCTCGATCATCTTGACGCGGAAGTTGCAAAACTACATACGCTGTATCTCGAGCTGGCGAACAAACCCGCAGAACAGCGTGAGGCGACATGA
- the lpxC gene encoding UDP-3-O-acyl-N-acetylglucosamine deacetylase — protein MTTALNQRTLKNVIRATGVGLHTGDKVYLTLRPAPVDSGITFVRTDLDAPVAIRALAQNVGDTTMATSLTDGEVSISTVEHLLAAFAGLGIDNAFVDVSAPELPIMDGSAAPFVFLLQSAGIAEQAALKKFIRIRKPVRYSQGDITAELVPYDGFKIEYTLLYDHPVFRTHHKRACVELSSMTFVKEVSRARTFGFLADYEKLRSMNLARGGSLDNAVVVDDYRILNDEGLRLEDEFVKHKILDAIGDLYLLGHSVIGAFSGYKSGHGPNNALLRKLLADQSAYEIVTFDDADTAPVSFSRPVLAD, from the coding sequence ATGACGACTGCGCTGAATCAGAGAACGCTGAAGAACGTCATCCGGGCGACTGGAGTCGGGCTGCATACCGGCGATAAGGTCTATCTCACCCTGCGTCCCGCACCGGTGGATTCCGGGATTACCTTTGTGCGTACCGATCTCGACGCGCCGGTAGCGATCCGCGCACTGGCACAGAACGTAGGTGACACGACCATGGCTACCTCGCTGACCGATGGCGAGGTGAGCATTTCTACTGTCGAGCACCTGCTGGCGGCATTCGCGGGTCTGGGTATCGACAATGCCTTTGTGGATGTGAGCGCGCCCGAACTGCCCATCATGGATGGCAGCGCGGCCCCCTTCGTGTTTCTGCTTCAGTCTGCCGGTATTGCCGAGCAGGCGGCCTTAAAAAAGTTTATCCGTATCAGAAAGCCGGTGCGCTACAGTCAGGGTGACATCACGGCTGAGCTTGTCCCCTACGACGGCTTCAAAATCGAGTACACGCTGCTTTACGACCACCCGGTATTCAGGACCCACCACAAGCGCGCGTGTGTCGAACTGTCGAGCATGACGTTCGTGAAGGAAGTGAGCAGGGCCCGCACCTTCGGCTTTCTGGCTGATTATGAAAAACTGCGCTCGATGAATCTGGCGCGCGGAGGCAGTCTCGATAATGCGGTGGTCGTGGACGACTACCGCATACTCAATGATGAGGGGCTGCGCCTCGAAGATGAGTTCGTGAAGCATAAGATCCTCGACGCGATCGGGGACCTCTATCTGCTCGGTCACAGTGTGATCGGCGCATTTTCCGGCTACAAATCCGGCCACGGCCCGAATAATGCGCTGCTGCGCAAACTCCTCGCAGATCAGAGCGCCTACGAAATCGTGACTTTCGATGATGCAGACACCGCACCGGTCTCATTTTCGAGGCCTGTACTGGCGGATTGA
- a CDS encoding M23 family metallopeptidase, whose protein sequence is MKIILLREKGTSRALRVSRQTVFVLALAGVLALSLSGYFVIERLTRDVVDVDTVAGWRAKIQQHREEVESIEQRSRDQVQAVGRQLAQMQARLLRMEALGARVTEVADLDEGEFSFSDPAPQGGPSVILQDEMQWSDLNSGLEELARGLKARERELELLESMLRDRDYEEARVIAGRPVVWGWMSSEYGKRVDPFTGKMAWHAGVDFAGKDRSDIVAVASGVVTHAAKRSGYGLMVEVTHGDGFVTRYGHHAEILVKTGEIVKKGQTIGKMGSSGRSTGPHVHFEVLKDGKHLDPARYVARGR, encoded by the coding sequence ATGAAGATCATACTGCTGCGCGAAAAAGGAACGTCGCGAGCCCTCCGGGTGTCGAGGCAGACGGTGTTTGTGCTGGCCCTCGCCGGGGTGCTGGCTTTGTCCCTTTCGGGCTATTTCGTGATCGAGCGACTCACCCGGGATGTCGTGGATGTGGATACGGTTGCCGGCTGGCGTGCCAAAATCCAGCAGCACCGGGAAGAAGTGGAGAGCATCGAGCAGCGCTCCAGGGATCAGGTTCAGGCGGTAGGCCGGCAACTGGCCCAGATGCAGGCCCGTCTGCTGCGTATGGAAGCCCTCGGTGCCAGAGTGACCGAGGTGGCCGATCTGGACGAAGGCGAGTTTTCCTTCTCCGACCCGGCCCCTCAGGGTGGTCCTTCCGTCATCCTCCAGGACGAAATGCAGTGGTCGGATCTCAACAGCGGACTCGAGGAACTCGCTCGTGGCCTGAAAGCCCGGGAGCGGGAGCTTGAGCTGCTGGAATCCATGCTGCGGGATCGGGATTATGAAGAAGCCCGCGTGATCGCCGGACGGCCCGTCGTGTGGGGCTGGATGTCCTCGGAATACGGGAAGCGGGTGGACCCTTTCACCGGGAAAATGGCCTGGCATGCCGGAGTCGACTTCGCCGGAAAAGACCGTTCGGACATCGTCGCGGTGGCCAGCGGTGTCGTTACCCATGCGGCCAAGCGCTCGGGTTACGGCCTGATGGTGGAGGTGACCCATGGCGATGGTTTCGTCACCCGCTATGGCCATCACGCGGAGATTCTGGTCAAAACCGGCGAGATCGTGAAGAAGGGCCAGACCATCGGAAAAATGGGCTCCTCGGGCCGCTCTACCGGTCCCCATGTCCACTTTGAAGTGCTCAAGGACGGTAAACACCTCGATCCTGCCCGCTACGTCGCCCGCGGACGCTGA
- the yacG gene encoding DNA gyrase inhibitor YacG gives MNEETTPGEEPIPRIVTCPTCNDRVKWTAGNPYRPFCSERCRLIDLGAWAAESHRIPGGSTEDEVFSGTSEGAEDRSTND, from the coding sequence ATGAACGAAGAAACAACACCGGGAGAAGAACCGATACCGAGAATCGTTACCTGTCCGACCTGCAATGATCGGGTGAAATGGACTGCCGGAAACCCGTATCGACCATTCTGCTCCGAACGCTGTCGCCTGATCGATCTGGGCGCATGGGCAGCAGAATCCCATCGAATCCCGGGCGGGAGTACCGAAGACGAGGTTTTTTCCGGGACGTCGGAAGGTGCCGAGGACAGATCGACGAACGACTGA